The following are encoded in a window of Flavobacteriales bacterium genomic DNA:
- a CDS encoding GTP cyclohydrolase I FolE, with amino-acid sequence VQERLTNEIRDCIQETLSPAGVAVVIEAQHMCMQMRGVQKQNSFTTTSAFTGQFLDDSKTREEFFDLISADLS; translated from the coding sequence AGGTACAGGAGCGATTGACCAATGAGATCAGGGATTGTATCCAAGAAACGCTCAGTCCAGCGGGTGTTGCTGTGGTGATAGAGGCCCAGCACATGTGCATGCAGATGCGTGGCGTACAGAAGCAGAATAGCTTCACGACCACATCGGCATTTACCGGGCAATTCTTGGATGATAGTAAGACCCGTGAGGAATTCTTCGATCTGATATCAGCTGACCTGAGCTGA